The Vibrio sp. SNU_ST1 genome has a segment encoding these proteins:
- the der gene encoding ribosome biogenesis GTPase Der: MVPVVALVGRPNVGKSTLFNRLTRTRDALVADFPGLTRDRKYGHAHFSEHDFIVIDTGGIDGTEEGVETKMAEQSLAAIDEADVVLFMVDGRAGLTPSDVAIAKHLRQLEKPSMLVVNKVDGIDPDAASADFWQLGVEDMYQIAAAHGRGVTALIDLALNPFAEALKAENGEVSDLTEFEDEEEEQVDFTEEEAEEEFKRLQDQPIKLAIIGRPNVGKSTLTNRILGEERVVVYDMPGTTRDSIYIPMQRDEREYVLIDTAGVRRRKNINETVEKFSVVKTLKAIEDANVVLLLIDARENISDQDLSLLGFALNAGRSIVIAVNKWDGLDNDVKDRVKKELDRRLGFVDFARIHFISALHGTGVGHLFESVQEAYKSATTRVGTSVLTRIMKMATDDHQPPMVRGRRVKLKYAHAGGYNPPIIVIHGNQVRNLPDSYKRFLMNYYRRSLEIMGTPIRIQFQNSENPFEAKTNKLTISQERKRKRMMSMVKGRK, encoded by the coding sequence ATGGTACCTGTTGTTGCTCTAGTAGGGCGTCCGAACGTAGGTAAATCTACGTTATTTAACCGATTGACTCGAACTCGTGATGCATTGGTTGCGGATTTCCCTGGCTTAACGCGTGACCGTAAATACGGTCATGCTCATTTTAGCGAGCATGACTTTATTGTTATTGACACTGGTGGTATCGATGGTACCGAAGAAGGTGTTGAAACTAAAATGGCTGAACAGTCGCTAGCGGCGATTGATGAAGCTGATGTCGTTCTATTTATGGTAGATGGCCGTGCGGGTCTAACACCTTCAGACGTGGCTATTGCTAAGCACCTTCGTCAATTAGAAAAGCCTTCAATGCTAGTAGTAAACAAGGTTGATGGTATCGACCCTGACGCTGCAAGTGCTGATTTCTGGCAACTAGGCGTAGAAGACATGTACCAAATCGCTGCAGCGCACGGTCGTGGTGTAACAGCGTTGATTGATCTTGCTCTTAACCCGTTCGCAGAAGCGTTAAAAGCTGAGAATGGCGAAGTAAGCGATTTAACTGAATTTGAAGACGAAGAAGAAGAGCAAGTTGATTTTACTGAAGAAGAAGCGGAAGAAGAATTCAAGCGCCTTCAAGATCAACCGATTAAGCTAGCGATCATTGGTCGTCCTAACGTAGGTAAATCAACGCTAACTAACCGTATTCTTGGTGAAGAACGTGTTGTTGTTTACGATATGCCAGGTACCACTCGTGACTCTATCTACATTCCGATGCAGCGTGATGAGCGTGAATATGTTCTGATTGATACTGCAGGTGTTCGTCGTCGTAAAAATATCAACGAAACAGTTGAGAAGTTCTCAGTGGTTAAAACACTGAAAGCGATTGAAGATGCTAACGTTGTATTACTGCTTATCGATGCTCGCGAGAACATCTCAGATCAAGATCTAAGCTTATTAGGCTTTGCATTGAACGCTGGTCGCTCAATTGTTATTGCAGTAAACAAGTGGGATGGCCTAGATAACGACGTTAAAGATCGTGTTAAGAAAGAACTAGACCGTCGTTTAGGTTTCGTTGACTTCGCACGTATTCACTTTATCTCTGCACTTCACGGTACAGGTGTTGGTCACTTGTTTGAGTCAGTTCAAGAAGCTTACAAGTCAGCAACGACTCGTGTAGGTACTTCTGTACTAACTCGTATCATGAAAATGGCGACTGATGATCACCAACCGCCTATGGTTCGTGGCCGTCGTGTGAAACTGAAATACGCGCACGCTGGTGGCTACAACCCACCGATTATCGTTATCCACGGTAACCAAGTACGTAACTTGCCAGATTCATACAAACGATTCTTGATGAACTACTACCGTCGTTCACTAGAAATTATGGGTACACCTATTCGCATTCAATTCCAGAACAGCGAGAACCCATTTGAAGCTAAGACTAATAAGCTGACAATTTCTCAAGAACGTAAACGTAAGCGTATGATGAGCATGGTTAAAGGTCGTAAGTAA